Proteins from a genomic interval of uncultured Flavobacterium sp.:
- a CDS encoding lipid A deacylase LpxR family protein has translation MRSKKVFFAFLILSSTLIFGQAKTKEIGLITDNDLYTSSKNDMYYTNGLEFFYRFLSKNNNEKINKKITEFRIGQYIYNPRFINKEAVYENDRPFTAYLFAEAGRSFFYQSESVLKTDFQVGFMGPNALGRETQESFHHLIGYKNVYGWENQLHNAFGVQAHALYSKKLFPNKHNDFVDLHFQSEANLGTIFTGVSTGLLARIGFKKLLPIYDSNLHDASVSSTPQYNIREFYFYAIPSVNYQFYDATIQGSLFEHTSPLTFDIVPWRFNAEFGLKYRHNNWNLSYSFIYRGREVEPNDITNTNTGYFYGSIRLGYLLK, from the coding sequence ATGCGAAGTAAAAAAGTTTTTTTTGCGTTCCTGATATTGTCATCGACGTTGATTTTTGGACAAGCAAAAACTAAAGAAATAGGTCTTATCACGGACAATGATTTATATACATCATCTAAAAATGATATGTATTATACCAATGGTTTGGAGTTTTTCTACCGCTTTTTGTCAAAGAATAATAACGAAAAAATCAATAAAAAAATCACGGAATTTCGCATAGGGCAATATATTTATAATCCGAGATTTATTAACAAAGAAGCAGTCTATGAAAATGATCGTCCGTTTACGGCTTATCTTTTTGCCGAAGCCGGACGAAGTTTTTTTTACCAAAGTGAGTCGGTTTTAAAAACTGATTTTCAAGTGGGTTTTATGGGACCAAATGCTCTTGGTAGAGAAACACAGGAAAGTTTTCATCATCTTATTGGTTACAAAAATGTTTATGGTTGGGAAAATCAGTTGCATAATGCTTTTGGTGTTCAGGCGCATGCATTATATTCAAAGAAATTGTTTCCGAATAAACACAATGATTTTGTAGATCTTCATTTTCAGTCAGAAGCTAATTTAGGGACTATTTTTACCGGAGTTTCTACAGGACTTTTAGCCCGAATTGGTTTTAAGAAATTATTGCCAATCTATGATTCGAATCTGCACGATGCTTCTGTAAGTTCAACACCACAATATAATATTAGAGAGTTTTATTTTTATGCTATTCCAAGTGTAAATTACCAATTTTATGACGCTACAATTCAGGGAAGTTTATTTGAACACACAAGTCCTCTAACTTTTGATATAGTTCCGTGGCGCTTTAATGCCGAATTTGGTTTGAAGTATCGTCATAATAATTGGAACTTATCATATTCTTTTATCTATCGAGGCCGAGAAGTGGAACCTAATGATATTACAAATACCAATACTGGTTATTTTTATGGTTCGATTAGATTGGGGTATTTGTTGAAGTGA
- the mtgA gene encoding monofunctional biosynthetic peptidoglycan transglycosylase — protein MAATKKPAPKKTTASKPKPASKKTNRSFGEKVKWFFIKACLWFFGVSIASVVFFKYVPVPFTPLMIIRAIENKTAGKEVYFDHDWEPIDKISMNLQKAVIASEDGTFLTHNGFDFKALQKAYKSNERGRRIRGGSTISQQTAKNVFLWQGKSYLRKGLEAYFTVLIEIIWGKERIMEVYLNSIEMGDGVYGAYAATEHWYRCDASSLTPMQAAGIAAILPNPRKFKATGSSSYINRRKERIVREMRAVGKINYNAK, from the coding sequence ATGGCAGCAACCAAAAAACCAGCACCAAAAAAAACAACCGCAAGTAAACCAAAACCAGCTTCGAAGAAAACCAATCGCTCCTTTGGCGAAAAAGTAAAATGGTTTTTTATAAAAGCCTGTTTGTGGTTTTTTGGAGTTTCGATCGCATCTGTTGTGTTTTTTAAATATGTTCCGGTACCGTTTACGCCTTTAATGATAATTCGTGCAATCGAAAATAAAACGGCTGGGAAAGAAGTTTATTTCGATCACGACTGGGAACCAATCGACAAGATTTCGATGAATCTTCAAAAAGCAGTAATTGCAAGTGAAGACGGAACTTTTTTAACACATAATGGTTTCGATTTTAAAGCGCTGCAAAAAGCCTATAAAAGCAACGAACGCGGCCGCCGAATTCGTGGCGGAAGTACAATCTCGCAACAAACAGCCAAAAATGTTTTTTTATGGCAGGGAAAAAGTTATCTGCGAAAAGGATTAGAAGCCTATTTTACCGTTTTAATCGAAATTATTTGGGGCAAAGAACGCATTATGGAAGTTTACCTGAATAGTATCGAAATGGGCGATGGTGTTTACGGTGCATATGCTGCGACCGAACATTGGTACCGTTGTGACGCTTCGAGTTTAACGCCAATGCAAGCTGCGGGAATTGCTGCAATATTGCCAAACCCAAGAAAATTTAAAGCAACAGGATCTTCAAGTTATATTAACAGACGTAAGGAAAGAATTGTTCGTGAGATGCGTGCCGTTGGAAAAATAAATTATAATGCGAAGTAA